A section of the Carya illinoinensis cultivar Pawnee chromosome 12, C.illinoinensisPawnee_v1, whole genome shotgun sequence genome encodes:
- the LOC122290195 gene encoding uncharacterized protein LOC122290195: MKSNRATESETIKFLCSYGGKILPRPTDGNLRYVGGLTRVLAVNRSISHAELMVKLGEFCGYSVTLRCQLPSGDLETLVSITSDEDLANIIEEYDRASSSMSHSPKIRAVLSPPKSLKKISPPTSTTPRVVHPPYAYGSPLLSAGLLKNSVAYHLVPRTRNCSEKAYRYDCHIQENPRVLYPYSWGVPHCNCLRRAPKI, from the exons ATGAAGTCTAACCGAGCTACGGAGTCGGAGACTATCAAGTTTCTCTGTAGCTATGGCGGAAAGATCCTCCCTCGCCCTACCGACGGCAACCTTCGCTATGTCGGCGGCCTCACCCGTGTCCTCGCCGTCAATCGCTCTATTTCCCATGCAG AGTTAATGGTTAAGCTCGGTGAGTTTTGTGGCTATTCCGTTACTCTAAGGTGTCAGTTGCCGAGCGGAGATTTGGAAACTCTAGTTTCAATCACCTCCGATGAAGATTTGGCCAATATTATTGAAGAATACGATCGAGCTTCGTCGTCGATGTCCCATTCTCCGAAAATCAGAGCCGTCCTTTCGCCGCCGAAATCTCTCAAGAAAATCTCCCCTCCTACATCGACTACTCCCAGAGTCGTCCATCCTCCCTATGCGTACGGATCTCCGCTCTTATCGGCCGGTTTGTTGAAGAACTCGGTGGCATATCACCTCGTCCCGCGTACTCGGAATTGCTCCGAGAAAGCTTATCGCTATGATTGCCATATACAGGAAAACCCTAGAGTTCTGTATCCGTATTCCTGGGGTGTTCCTCACTGCAATTGCTTGCGCCGGGCCCCCAAAATATAG